In Candidatus Neomarinimicrobiota bacterium, the following are encoded in one genomic region:
- a CDS encoding HIT domain-containing protein, whose translation MDNLWAPWRIDYILNPKEKGCFFCKYIKDNNDEEHLILLRGNHSFVIMNYYPYNNGHLMIAPFRHLAGLSELNDDTLLEMLKLTRHSVDIIKKEMKAEGFNIGINLGDIAGAGVKDHLHIHIVPRWKGDTNFMPIIGHTKVVSEGLKETYQKLKKHFDKITI comes from the coding sequence TTGGATAATCTCTGGGCTCCATGGCGGATTGACTACATATTAAATCCAAAAGAAAAGGGATGTTTTTTTTGTAAATACATCAAAGATAACAACGATGAAGAACATCTTATCCTGTTGAGGGGAAATCACTCTTTTGTAATTATGAATTATTATCCCTATAATAATGGACATCTCATGATCGCACCCTTTAGACACCTTGCTGGGCTTTCTGAATTAAACGATGATACACTTCTAGAAATGCTGAAATTAACCCGGCATTCTGTTGATATAATAAAGAAGGAAATGAAAGCTGAAGGATTTAACATTGGCATAAATCTTGGTGACATTGCCGGAGCCGGAGTAAAAGACCATTTACATATCCATATAGTACCACGATGGAAAGGCGACACTAATTTTATGCCTATTATTGGACATACGAAAGTAGTTAGTGAGGGATTAAAGGAAACTTACCAAAAACTAAAAAAACACTTCGATAAAATCA